In one window of Amblyomma americanum isolate KBUSLIRL-KWMA chromosome 9, ASM5285725v1, whole genome shotgun sequence DNA:
- the LOC144104111 gene encoding uncharacterized protein LOC144104111: MATAAISSVCLLFVLRTAASVVPNRTENAKISDPQLDPLCRLLPFSGYRSKDGTLYALGTTKIWSRPPSPSKGDKGGGGGGSKNDDGVAVWRDSVLPQKLSGDAWRIVCASDRHVALYDGLHALLHAHRSSAWRNIPLGQAGNATPVPAAIWCTPDEVEMLNLKTGALTRFLGDGRINVTESSRLPVLPAKKSHTHTWYHQNQVYVISDRHHNGSALLNNTTVLWKVSGYSGFRNWKVASQWTQGAAGYPASLAKSYSWTGGDDLWLWRELGTECELWRFNVPTQTWIEVKNVHVSGHGQPLLAWSRKSDNLPCLLFADFACNLTPYTYCLTHEEVTGHTTQSPPAATKKTTSRIISQVTATESGNSTTTPRDVTSVGAITTPNATSSTTPDVLTTPTETTIVSTSSTSSSTSPATAATISVNKAIGGDSTYSVVDSDQSKWHQRNSGIFGSIIFFGTSITIFTIVGVVWCIRHCVHFPKEALLLRDPPSVRYTAIPDTIA, translated from the exons AAAATGCCAAGATCTCGGATCCCCAGCTAGACCCGCTTTGCCGCCTTCTTCCGTTCTCGGGCTACCGGTCCAAGGACGGCACCTTGTACGCCCTGGGCACGACCAAGATCTGGTCGCGACCGCCATCACCGAGCAAAGGAGACAAAGGTGGCGGCGGTGGTGGATCAAAAAATGACGACGGTGTCGCCGTCTGGCGGGACTCGGTGCTACCGCAAAAGCTGAGTGGCGACGCGTGGCGCATCGTgtgcgccagcgaccgccatgtGGCGCTGTACGACGGCTTGCACGCACTCCTGCACGCACATCGGTCCTCGGCGTGGAGGAACATTCCACTGGGACAGGCAGGCAACGCCACACCG GTTCCAGCCGCCATTTGGTGCACCCCGGACGAAGTTGAGATGCTCAACCTCAAGACTGGTGCCCTCACTAGGTTCCTCGGTGACGGCCGCATTAACGTGACCGAATCGTCGAGGCTTCCAGTGCTGCCCGCGAAGAAGTCCCACACCCACACTTGGTACCACCAGAACCAAGTGTACGTGATTTCGGACCGGCACCACAACGGCTCAGCGTTGCTCAACAACACCACCGTCCTATGGAAGGTCTCGGGATATTCCGGGTTCAGAAACTGGAAGGTGGCATCTCAGTGGACCCAGGGAGCTGCCGGATACCCGGCGTCCTTGGCCAAGTCTTACTCTTGGACAGGCGGCGACGACCTCTGGCTCTGGAGAGAACTCGGGACCGAGTGCGAGTTGTGGAGGTTCAACGTACCCACGCAGACCTGGATCGAGGTGAAGAACGTGCACGTCTCAGGACACGGCCAGCCGCTGCTCGCCTGGTCTAGAAAGAGCGACAACTTGCCCTGTCTTCTGTTCGCAGACTTCGCTTGCAACCTGACTCCTTACACTTACTGCCTGACGCATGAAGAGGTCACGGGCCACACGACTCAGAGTCCACCCGCTGCGACAAAGAAGACGACTTCCAGGATCATCTCGCAGGTGACAGCGACGGAAAGTGGAAACTCCACCACGACTCCGCGCGACGTCACTTCCGTTGGAGCAATCACGACGCCCAACGCCACGTCCTCGACCACACCGGATGTCCTGACGACGCCCACAGAGACAACAATCGTCTCGACGTCCAGTACTTCCTCAAGTACGTCACCCGCGACTGCGGCGACCATATCTGTAAACAAGGCAATCGGTGGAGACTCAACCTACTCGGTCGTCGACTCGGACCAGTCCAAGTGGCATCAACGCAACTCCGGCATCTTTGGATCGATCATCTTCTTCGGAACGTCTATCACGATATTCACCATCGTGGGAGTCGTATGGTGCATACGTCACTGCGTCCACTTCCCCAAGGAAGCGCTCTTGCTCAGGGACCCCCCATCTGTGAGGTACACCGCTATTCCCGACACAATCGCGTGA